Part of the Arthrobacter globiformis genome is shown below.
TTCTTCGTATTTCTTGCAGAGGCGGGCGCCCTGCAGCGCGATGTCCAGGATGCCGTCCTCGTCCTGGTTGAACACCACGCGGCGCTGCAGGACAGACGTGGAGTTGTACAGGTGCACGATGGCCTGCTTGGCACCCACCAGCGACTCGTAAGTCCGCTCGATGAGGTGTTCGCGGGCCTGGGTCAGCACCTGGATGGTGACGTCATCCGGGATGTGGTTGCCCTCGATCAGCTGCCGGACGAAGTCGAAGTCGGTCTGGGACGCGGAGGGGAAGCCGACCTCGATCTCCTTGTAGCCCATCCGGACCAGCAGGTCGAACATCTTCATCTTGCGGGCCGGGCTCATGGGGTCGATCAGCGCCTGGTTGCCGTCCCGCAGATCAACTGCGCACCAGCGCGGGGCCGTGGTGATGATCTTGTCCGGCCAGGTGCGGTCCGGCAGATCGACCTTGATCTGGTCCTGGAAGGGGACATAGCGGTGGATCGGCATTCCCGAGGGCTTCTGTGCGTTTCGCATTAATCTGGCCTTTTCTGTGATTCCTGAGTGAAAGGGCGGCCGGGCAACACAGACTCCGCGACGAGGGTGGGCCTTGCGCTAGATCGCGTCTGAGGCCTCGCCGCGGCAGCTAAGAAGAAGGAGCTCTGCACGCACCATTTCACAGTAACACGGGTGCGTAAGATGAAGGAGCAACACCTCCAGCAACGTCCACCATGCAGACGCTGCACCGGTGAGAGTGCCGGCCGCAGCCCGTCATCAAAGGAGCTCCTGTGCCAATTTCGGGGATCGCCCTGTCAAACATCGACCGCAGCGTAAGGCCACAGGACGACCTCTACCAGCATGTGAACGGCGCCTGGCTGAAGGACACCACCATCCCTGACGACCGTGCGCTGGAGGGCACATTCACAGCCCTACGCGACGGCTCCGAGCTGGCAGTCCGGGAAATCATTGAGGAAGCCGCGGCCAAGGGGTCCGAGGCCAGCGGCATCGAGCGGAAGATCGGCGACCTCTACAGCAGCTTCATGGATGAGGCAGCCGTAGAGGCCAGGGGCCTGGACCCCATCCGCGGACGCCTGGCCGAGGTCTTCGCCACTGCGAGCATTTTCGAGCTGCTGGCACTGGCCGGCCGGCTCTTCCGTTCGGATGTGTCGGGACTTTTCTACATCTACCCGGCACCGGATGCTGGCAACCCCGACCGCGTTCTGCTGTACACGGGGCAGGGCGGCCTCGGGCTCCCCGACGAGTCCTATTACCGCGAGGAGAAATTCGTCCCCGTCGTGCAGTCCTACCGGGATTACGTGAGCACCATGTTCGGCCTGGCCGGCGTGGCCGATCCCGAAGATGCCGCGGCCCGGGTGGTGGCACTGGAGACCGCCCTCGCCTCGCACCACTGGGACAACGTCACGCTCCGCGACCCCCAGAAGACCTACAACCTGAAGTCGGCCGACGAAGCACGCGAGCTGTTCCCCCTGCTGGACGCATGGTTTGAGGCCGCGGACATCGCCCCGGAGAAGCGGCAGGAGATCGTTGTCAGCACTCCTGACTTCTTTGCCGGCGCCGCTGCACTGCTGGCCTCGGAGTCACTGCCGGTGTGGCAGGAATGGCTTGCCCTGCGGGTCATCAACTCGGCGGCCCCCTACCTGTCGTCCGCCTTCGTGGATACGAACTTCGCCTTCTACGGCACCACCATCAGCGGCACCCCCCGGAACAAGGACCGCTGGAAACGGGGCGTCGCCGTCGTCGAGGCGGCACTGGGCGAGGCCGTCGGCCAAATCTATGTGGCCCGGCACTTTCCGGAGGGCCACAAGGCCCGCATGCAGACCCTCGTGGGGAACCTGATCGAGGCCTACCGGCAGAGCATCAGCGGGCTGGAATGGATGGGCGAGGACACCAAGGCCGAGGCGCTCCGGAAACTGGGGGCGTTCCGGGCGAAGATCGGTTTCCCCGACGAGTGGATCGACTACTCGGCAGTCGTGATTGACCCCGCCGACCTGCTGGGGAACGTCGAACGGGCCCACAACGCCGACGTCGACCGGCACCTTGACGAGGTGGGCAAGCCGGTGGACCTCAACAAGTGGCTCATGACGCCGCAGACCGTCAACGCGTATTACCACCCGATGCTGAATGAGGTCGTTTTCCCGGCGGCCATCCTCCAGCCGCCGTTCTTCACCGCCGACGCCGACGATGCGGTGAACTACGGCGGCATCGGGGCCGTGATCGGGCACGAGATCGGCCACGGCTTCGATGACCAGGGCTCGCAGTTCGACGGCACGGGCGAGCTGCGCAACTGGTGGACCGAGGACGACCGCAAGGCCTTCGAAGCCCTGACCAACCGCCTCGTGGACCAGTTCGACGCGCTGTCCCCGTACGCCGCGCCCGGCCACAACGTCAACGGCAAGCTCACGCTGGGCGAAAACATCGGCGACCTGGGCGGGCTCACCATTGCACACAAGGCCTACCGCCTCAGCCTTGACGGCCAGGAACCCGCAGTGCTCGACGGGCTGACGGGTGAACAGCGCTTCTTCGCTTCCTGGGCGGCCGGCTGGCGCCAAGTGATCCGCACCGAGGAGGCCATCCGGCGGCTGGCCACTGACCCGCACTCCCCCAACGAGTTCCGCACCAACGCCATCGCCAAGAACCTCGACTCCTTCCACGCCGCATTCGGCGTCACGGAGGAGGACGGGATGTGGATGCCCCCGGCGGAGCGCGTCAGCATCTGGTGAGTGCAGAAATGCCGGGCTGCCCCCGTTCGGGGCGGCCCGGCATTTTCTTTGGAACAATATTGCAGACAGCTACTGCACGATCAGCTACTGCACGATCAGCTCGGGGTTTGCCTGCTGGCAGACGGTGTCGCTGGCTGTCTGGTTGACGATGTCCTTGGGCACGGTGGTCTTGCCGAACTTCGTTCCGGACGGGAAGTCGGAACCCAGGTACAGCTGCACGCCCGCGACGCCGGACGACGGCGCCACCTGGGCGGCCGGGATTCCGAAGAGGGCTGCCACATCGGCGGCGACGTCCGCGAACTCAGGCCCGTAGTACACCATGGTCTTTGCCGTACCGTCGGCCTCCAGCTGCCCCACCTGGGTGAAGCCGCCGGCCACAACGGCGTCAACGATTTCCTGGGTCCGAGTGGGCGAGCCGGTTCCGTTTGCCACGGTGATGGGCTGCAGCGTCTTGTCATACGGCGCCGCCGTCGCGGTGGGCTTGGGCGTGGCCGACGGCGTGGAGCCCGCCGAAGGCTTGGGCGTCGCCGACGGTGACGGGGTTTCCTTCCCTTCCGGGTCCGTCAGGTCGACGTCCTTCCGCAGGGCAGCGAACAGCTGTGAGGCGGCCGGTTGCGCGGCTTCCAACCGGTTGGGATCGCTGGCGGCAGGGACAGTCGGCATCGCCACAAAGGCGACCTTGCCGACGTCGATCGTCTTCAGCCGGTTGCCGATGGTGACCATGGACGGCACGGAGGCGAGCCCGTCGTCGACGGTGAGGTTCTTCGTGATGACGTCGGCGATGTTCAGCAGGCTCGCCGGGTTGGACAGGGTGCCGTCATCCTTGATCTTCCGGGTCAGCGAGGACAGGAAGCCCTGCTGGGCCTTGATGCGGCCGAGGTCGCCGCCGTCGCCGAACGCGTGGCGGGTGCGGAGGAAGGCGAGGGCCTGTTCGCCCTGCACCTGCGAGGTGCCCTTTGGCAGCTTCAGCCGCGAGTCGGGGTCATAGACGGCGTCGCTGATGCACACCTCGACGCCGCCCACGGCGTTCGACAGTTCCTTGACGGCGTTGAAATCGGCCATCATGAAGTGGTCAATCTCCATGCCGGTCAGCTTGTTAACGGTGTCCACGGCACAACCGATGCCGGCCTCTTTCATGGCCTCGTTAATCATGATGCCGCTGCGGGCCGGGTACTGCTTGCCGGTCTTCTGGTCGGTGCACTTGGGGATGTCCACCAGCAGGTCGCGGGGGAAGCTGATGACGTTGACCCGCTTGTTGTCCTCCGAGATGTCCATGAGCATCATGACGTCGGAGTTGCCGTAGCCGGTGGAATCCTCGGAGCTGCCGTAGTTGGAGTTCTTGCCGTCGCGGGTGTCGGAGCCCAGGATCAGGATCTGCAGCCTGCCGGTGGCGTCGTCCGTGGCGTCGGTGCGGCTGCTTCCGGCGCCGAGTGCGGCCGTGGAGATGTTGGACTGCAGCCTGAAGTACCAGTAGCCGGCAAAGGCCAGGCCGCCGGCCAGGACCACGGCGACGACGGCGGTGGTCACCTTGAGCCACGTGGGCATGTGGCGGACATTCAGGTGCCGGGCGGCGCCCAGACGGGCGTCCTCGGCATGCCGGGCAGCTGGCTCGGAACGGGCGGGGGTGCCCGGTCCTTGGGCGCGGTTGTCGCGGCGTCGCACCACAGGGTGTACCTTCCTCGAAAAAATGGGATCCGGCCTATTTTAGTAGCCGTTTCTGGGAAAACGCCGGACATCAGGCGTTCACGGCTCGGCGCGCAGGCGCCAGCCGGGGAATTCAGGCGTCAGCGGGTCAGAACCCGAGTTTCACCAGCTGCTTGGGGTCGCGCTGCCAGTCCTTGGCCACCTTGACGTGCAGGTCGAGGTAGATGCGGGTGCCCAGGAGCGCCTCGATGCCCTTCCGGGCGTTGGTGCCGACCTCCCGCAGGCGGCTTCCGCCCTTGC
Proteins encoded:
- a CDS encoding LCP family protein, whose amino-acid sequence is MVRRRDNRAQGPGTPARSEPAARHAEDARLGAARHLNVRHMPTWLKVTTAVVAVVLAGGLAFAGYWYFRLQSNISTAALGAGSSRTDATDDATGRLQILILGSDTRDGKNSNYGSSEDSTGYGNSDVMMLMDISEDNKRVNVISFPRDLLVDIPKCTDQKTGKQYPARSGIMINEAMKEAGIGCAVDTVNKLTGMEIDHFMMADFNAVKELSNAVGGVEVCISDAVYDPDSRLKLPKGTSQVQGEQALAFLRTRHAFGDGGDLGRIKAQQGFLSSLTRKIKDDGTLSNPASLLNIADVITKNLTVDDGLASVPSMVTIGNRLKTIDVGKVAFVAMPTVPAASDPNRLEAAQPAASQLFAALRKDVDLTDPEGKETPSPSATPKPSAGSTPSATPKPTATAAPYDKTLQPITVANGTGSPTRTQEIVDAVVAGGFTQVGQLEADGTAKTMVYYGPEFADVAADVAALFGIPAAQVAPSSGVAGVQLYLGSDFPSGTKFGKTTVPKDIVNQTASDTVCQQANPELIVQ
- a CDS encoding M13 family metallopeptidase; the protein is MPISGIALSNIDRSVRPQDDLYQHVNGAWLKDTTIPDDRALEGTFTALRDGSELAVREIIEEAAAKGSEASGIERKIGDLYSSFMDEAAVEARGLDPIRGRLAEVFATASIFELLALAGRLFRSDVSGLFYIYPAPDAGNPDRVLLYTGQGGLGLPDESYYREEKFVPVVQSYRDYVSTMFGLAGVADPEDAAARVVALETALASHHWDNVTLRDPQKTYNLKSADEARELFPLLDAWFEAADIAPEKRQEIVVSTPDFFAGAAALLASESLPVWQEWLALRVINSAAPYLSSAFVDTNFAFYGTTISGTPRNKDRWKRGVAVVEAALGEAVGQIYVARHFPEGHKARMQTLVGNLIEAYRQSISGLEWMGEDTKAEALRKLGAFRAKIGFPDEWIDYSAVVIDPADLLGNVERAHNADVDRHLDEVGKPVDLNKWLMTPQTVNAYYHPMLNEVVFPAAILQPPFFTADADDAVNYGGIGAVIGHEIGHGFDDQGSQFDGTGELRNWWTEDDRKAFEALTNRLVDQFDALSPYAAPGHNVNGKLTLGENIGDLGGLTIAHKAYRLSLDGQEPAVLDGLTGEQRFFASWAAGWRQVIRTEEAIRRLATDPHSPNEFRTNAIAKNLDSFHAAFGVTEEDGMWMPPAERVSIW